A genomic stretch from Arachis stenosperma cultivar V10309 chromosome 3, arast.V10309.gnm1.PFL2, whole genome shotgun sequence includes:
- the LOC130969361 gene encoding F-box only protein 6: MLRHLIAHLHQLLHTSSTTSPTSPSSSFILQSSSLHNHPRWSFLDIDDNSVDDCCGLVMAAGKSGNLRMVEPLKHPSTKKPRRDQSRGKSSGRSSMTEVMEQQIWKDFPEDLIEAVIARLPIATFFRFRSVCWRWNSLLNSPSFSQHCAQVQHANPWFYIITQERANSGAMYDPSIKKWYHPTVSALPSKLILFPVASAGGLVCFLEIGQRNFFVCNPLTQSFKELPARSVKVWSPVAVGMTANGNLTGAGYKILWVTCDGEYEVYDSMRKSWSRPGNMPVGIKLPLALNFKSQSISIDSTIYFMHSDPEGIVSYDIATGVWKQYIIPAPLHLTDHTLAECDGRIMLVGLLTKNAATCVCIWELQKMTLLWKEVDRMPNEWCLDLYGKHIKMTCLGNKGLLMLSLRSKHMNRLVTYNIASREWLKVPGCVAPRGRKRQSIACGTAFHPCLTAVA, translated from the exons ATGCTGAGGCACCTAATCGCTCACCTGCACCAGCTCCTTCACACATCTTCAACCACTTCCCCAACGTCTCCTTCATCTTCCTTCATCCTTCAGTCTTCTTCTCTTCACAATCATCCCAG ATGGTCCTTCCTTGATATTGATGATAACTCTGTAGATGACTGCTGTGGCCTTGTAATGGCAGCTGGAAAGTCTGGAAATTTGAGGATGGTGGAACCTCTAAAACATCCATCTACAAAGAAGCCCCGAAGAGATCAGAGCAGGGGGAAATCATCTGGAAGGTCCTCTATGACTGAAGTTATGGAACAACAAATTTGGAAAGATTTTCCAGAGGATTTAATAGAGGCTGTGATTGCTCGACTTCCCATTGCCACATTTTTCCGTTTCCGTTCTGTATGCTGGCGTTGGAATTCCTTGCTGAATTCTCCAAGTTTTTCTCAGCATTGTGCGCAAGTTCAACACGCAAACCCGTGGTTTTATATCATAACCCAAGAGCGTGCAAATTCAGGAGCCATGTACGACCCTTCTATTAAAAAGTGGTATCACCCAACCGTGTCAGCACTGCCCTCAAAGTTGATTCTTTTCCCAGTGGCGTCTGCTGGGGGGCTAGTTTGCTTTCTTGAAATTGGTCAGCGAAACTTCTTTGTTTGCAACCCATTGACTCAATCCTTCAAGGAGTTACCTGCTAGGTCAGTTAAGGTCTGGTCTCCGGTTGCTGTAGGGATGACAGCAAATGGGAACTTAACTGGTGCAGGCTACAAGATCCTATGGGTTACTTGTGATGGAGAATATGAGGTTTATGACTCCATGAGGAAGTCTTGGAGCCGTCCAGGAAACATGCCTGTAGGTATTAAGCTGCCATTAGCACTCAACTTCAAGTCCCAATCTATTTCTATTGACAGCACAATTTACTTCATGCATTCGGATCCAGAAGGGATTGTTTCCTATGATATAGCAACTGGGGTTTGGAAACAGTACATAATCCCAGCCCCATTGCATCTAACTGACCACACATTGGCCGAGTGTGATGGCCGGATTATGCTTGTTGGGTTGCTCACAAAAAATGCAGCCACCTGCGTATGCATATGGGAGCTGCAGAAGATGACGCTCTTATGGAAGGAGGTAGACAGAATGCCAAATGAATGGTGCTTGGACTTATATGGGAAGCACATTAAAATGACTTGCCTGGGGAACAAAGGTTTGCTTATGTTGTCCTTGAGATCGAAACACATGAATCGATTGGTTACTTACAACATAGCAAGCAGGGAATGGCTGAAGGTTCCTGGGTGTGTGGCGCCACGTGGAAGAAAGCGGCAGTCTATAGCATGTGGTACTGCATTTCATCCATGCTTAACTGCAGTGGCTTGA